Below is a window of Magnetococcales bacterium DNA.
CCTTTTTCTTCCAGGAGTCGATGAATCGCTTCGGCGGTCAGATGCTGATTCTCCTCCTTCGAAAAAAGTTCGAGAATCGTCAGGCGCGACAAGGTCGGACGTAGACCCGCTTCTTTCAATTCCTTGTATTGATTGATCATATCCTTCCCCATTGAATGAAATGTCTCGCCATCGCCTCTTTACGGACCTATTGTGAAATGAGGTCGGTATGGGATGCAAGCGTAATAAGAATGAAAAATGATTGAAATTTATGCTGGAGAATCATTCTTGGAACGGGTATCGTTTTCTCGCTGAGGATTGAATATCAACCTGATTGTAGCCATGGTGTCGCTCCATGAAAATTCGACTCATCGATCTGAAACCGGGGGAAACAGGGACCATTCGTGGAATTTCCGGGTCCATTCAACATAAGAAACGACTCCTGGCCATGGGGATTGTCCAGGGCAAGGAAATTACCGTGGAAACGGTCGCCCCTCTGGGCGATCCGAGGATCTACTCCGTTCTGGGGTATCGCTTGAGCATGCGTAACGAAGAGGCGGGGACCATTGCCGTCGATCCGGTGTAATTTCGGGGGCAATGATTTCGGGCAGGCGGAAAGGGACGTGAAAAAAAACAAATCAAGCGTGGACCGAAGTCGGCATGGGAAGACAGGGCGTCGCTTCAGGGAAGGCGAAATCGATGGAAATGGAAAAAATAATCGTCGCCCTGGTGGGTAATCCCAACTGTGGCAAGACGACCTTGTTGAACCGGATGTCCCATGCCAGGGAAAGTGTCG
It encodes the following:
- a CDS encoding ferrous iron transport protein A; this encodes MKIRLIDLKPGETGTIRGISGSIQHKKRLLAMGIVQGKEITVETVAPLGDPRIYSVLGYRLSMRNEEAGTIAVDPV